GCGACGGCATGGCGTGACCTGCCTGTTCCGGGGCGTGAGTTGACGGGGATTCACCAGGCGATGGAGTACCTGCCGCTGGCCAACCGGGTCTGCGAGGGCGACCTGGAGTCGTCCCCGCTGTCGGCCGCCGGGAAGCACGTCGTCATCGTCGGCGGCGGCGACACCGGGGCGGACTGCCTGGGCACGGCCGTACGGGAGGGCGCCGCGTCCGTGACGCAGCTGGACATCTACGCGCTGCCGGGCGCCGAGCGCGACGAAAACGCCGAGCCCTGGCCGACGTATCCGGTGCGGCTCTACCGGCTGTCCGCCGCGCACGAGGAGGCGCGTGACCTGCGGACCGCGCCGGTGGCCGACGCGGACGCGCGGCTGTTCGCGGCGTCCACGCTGCGCTTCGAGGGCGACGCGGAGGGTCGGGTGCGGTCGCTGCACCTGGTCGAGGTGGACGCGCGGCGCCGCCCGGTGGACGGCACCGGGCGCACGCTCCCCGCCGACCTCGTGCTGCTCGCCCTCGGCTTCACCGGGCCCGACCCGCGAGACGGGCTCGTCGACCAACTGGGGCTGGAGCTGGACCCCCGCGGCACGATCGCGCGGGACGCCGCTTTCGCCACGAACGTGCCCGGCGTGTTCGCCGCGGGGGACGCCGCCCGGGGCCAGTCGCTCATCGTCTGGGCGATCGCCGAGGGGCGGGCGGTGGCGGCAGCAGTCGACCGTCATCTGACGGGCAGTTCGACGCTGCCGGCCCCGATCGGCCCCTACGACCGGCCCATGACGGTGTAGCCGCCGATCGGCCCCTACGGCCGGCCCATGGCCGTGCAGCAGACCCGGATCACCTCTCGTCCGTGCCCGCCACCTTCCCCGTGGACAGCGCCACCCGGTTCCACGTGTTGATCGTGAAGATCAGGGCGAGCACCTGGGCCAGTTCCCGCTCGTCGAACCGCGCGGCGGCCTCGGCGTAGACGTCGTCCGGGACACCGGCGTCGGCGACCAGCGTCACCGCCTCCGTGAGGGCGAGGGCCGCCTGCTCCCGCTCGGTGAAGAAGTGGCGGGCCTCGCGCCACACGGCGACCATGTGCAGCCGGTCCTCGCTCTCGCCGGCCTTGCGGGCGTCGTTGGTGTGCATGTGAAGGCAGTACGCGCAGTGGTTGAGGTGCGAGGCGCGGATCTGGATCAGTTCGACGAGGGCCGGGTCGAGGCCCTCCCGGGCGGCGGCGTCGAAGGCGATGAGGGCCCGGAAGGCCTTCGGGGCGGACTTGGCGAACTCCAGCCGGGGCGCCTTCACGGGGGTGGTGGTCGTGCTCGTGTTCGTCGTCATGCCGTTCAACCTACGGGCCGGAAAGACCCACTGTAGGGTGCATTTCCATGGCGGATTCCTGGGTCAATTCGGCGGAGGGGATCGGGGCCGACCTCCATCTGGAGCTGACCGGTCGGGGGGGTCGGCGCGCGGCGCTGATCCGGGCCCTGCGGGAGGCCGTGCGCAGCGGGCGGCTCGCTCCGGGCACGCGGCTGCCGCCGTACCGCTCGCTCGCCGCCGACCTCGGTGTGGCCCGCAACACGGTCGCCGACGCGTACGCCGAACTCGTCGCGGAGGGCTGGCTGACCGCCCGGCAGGGCTCGGGCACGCGGGTCGCGGAGCGGGCGGAACCGCTGCGGCCCGCCGCCCGCCTGCCCAAGAAGTCGCCTGCACGCGCGCGTGGCCCCCGGCACGACCTGACGCAGGGCACCCCGGACATCTCGGGGTTCCCGCGCGCCGCCTGGCTGGCCTCCTACCGCAGGGCGCTGCAGCAGGCGCCCAACGAGGTGTTCGGGCCGGGCGACCCTGCCGGCAGGGTGGAGCTGCGGGAGGCGCTCACGGAGTACCTGGCACGCGCGCGGGGCGTGCGGACCGAGCCCGGCAGGGTCGTGATCTGCTCCGGCTTCGCGCACGCGCTGCGGCTGCTGTTCGGCGGGGGTGTCCTGCGCGGGCCCCTCGCGGTGGAGGCGTACGGGCTCGGGTTCCACCGGGAGGTCCTGGCCGCCGCCGGTGTGCGGACCGTGCCGCTGCCCCTCGACGAACACGGCGCGCGGGTCGACCGGTTGGGGCGCGAGCGGGCCGTGCTGCTCACGCCGGCGCACCAGTTCCCGACGGGCGGCCCGCTGCACCCCGCGCGCCGGGCCGCCGTCATCGACTGGGCACGCGCGCGGGACGGGCTGGTCCTGGAGGACGACTACGACGGGGAGTTCCGCTACGACCGCAAGCCCGTCGGCGCCGTCCAGGGGCTCGACCCCGAGCGCGTGCTCCACATCGGCTCGGTCAGCAAGAGCCTGTCACCGGCGGTGCGGCTGGGCTGGATGGTGCTCCCGGAGCGGTACGTCGACGCCGTACGGGCCGTCAAGGGGGACCGGGAGGCGTGGGCGAGCGTCCTCGACCAACTGTGCCTGGCGGACTTCATCACGTCGGGGGCGTACGACCGGCACGTACGGCGGATGCGGCAGCGGTACCGGAGCCGCCGGGACCGGCTCGTCACGGCGCTCGCCGAGCACGCGCCGCACATCGAGGTCACCGGTGTCGCGGCCGGGCTGCACGCCGTGCTGCGGCTGCCGCCCGGCACCGAGGCGTCGGCGGTCAAGGCCGCCGCCTGGCAGGGCATCGCCCTCGACGGCCTCGCCGCGTTCCGGCACCCGGAGACGGACATGCCGGCTGGCGACGGTCTCGTCGTCGGGTACGCGACGCCCTCCGAGCACGCCTACGGGCCGGCCCTGGAGGCGCTGTGCGGTGCACTGCCGCCGCCCTGACCGGCCCGTCACACAACCCGGGGCTACGGCTTGCGGGCCACCGCCCCGTACCCCGGGACGACCCCGTCGTCCTGCCCGGGCACGGGCTCGCCCAGCTCCGGGTGCCAGCGGTGGGGCACCTCGACGCCGGGTTCGACGAGGTCGAGGCCGTCGAAGAAGCGGGTGAACTCCGCGCGGGAGCGCAGGGCCAGCGTGACGCCGGCGGCACGCAGCTTCTCGGTGGCCGCCTTCGACTCCTCCGGGGTGAAGTCGGCCGTCGCGTGGGTGATCACCAGGTAACTGCCGGAGGGCAGTTCGGCGAGCAGCCGGCCGACCAGGTCGTGCGCGCCGTCCTCGTCGGGGACGAAGTGCAGCAGCGCGATCAGCGACAGCGCGACGGGCCGGGTGAAGTCCAGGACCTTCCTCGCGCCCTCCAGGATGGCGTCCGGGTCGCGGACGTCGGCCTGGAGGTACTCGGTCGCCCCCTCGTCCGTGCCGCGCAGCAGGGCCGCCGCGTGGGCCAGCACGATGGGATCGTTGTCGCAGTAGACGACCCGGGCGTCGGGGGCGATCTCCTGGGCGACCTGGTGGAGGTTGGGCTCGGTCGGGATGCCCGTGCCGATGTCCAGGAACTGGCGTACGCCGCTGTGGGCCAGCCAGCGCGTGGCCCGGTGCATGAACGCGCGGTTGACGCGCGCCATCACCGGCACCCTGGGGTCGAGGCCGAGCATCTGGCGGCCCATCTCCTCGTCGACCGGGTAGTTGTCCTTCCCGCCGAGGTACCAGTCGTACATCCGCGCGGGATGGGGTCTGGTCGTGTCGATCCTGACGGCCGAGGTGGGGTCCTGCCCGGTCATGAGGCACTCCGTAAGACACAAAGGGTGGTCAATTCAGCACCACCGACAGGGAATCGATAGGAAGTCGAGCGAGAGAAACCGCACCACATCAGGACAGCAGGAAGTCCGCCTCCCCCGCCTTCGCCCCCTCGATGAAAGCCGTCATCTCGGCGGTGGTGTAGATCAGCGCCGGACCGTCCGGGTCGGTGGACTGACGGACCGCGATCCGGCCGTCGGCGAGCTTCATCGCCTCCAGGCAGTTGCCTCCGTTGCCGCCGCTCCACGGCTTGTGCCAGCCTTCGCTGCCCAAGTCGCGCGCGGGCATGCCGTTGTAGACGTGTTTGCGCGGCTTGATGCGATCCATTCACAGCTCCTTGCGGAGATCCCGGAGGATCTCCTTCGTGCGATGTGCCGTAGCGGCCTGCGCCGCCATGCGGTCCATGACCTCGAGGTGGGTCGCCACCTCGGCGCGCGCGTCGAGGTAGACCGCGCCGGTCAGGTACTCGCTGTAGACCATGTCCGGCAGTTCGGGCATGGCGAATCGGAACAGCACGAACGGCCCGTACGTGCCCGGGTGCGGCCCGCTCGCGAACGGGGCGACCTGCAGCGTGACGTTGGGCAGCTCCGAGGCCTCGAGCAGCCTGTCGATCTGGGCCCGCATCACCTCCGGCCCACCGACCGGCCGCCGCAGCGCGGTCTCGTCCATCACGACCCACAGCCGGGGCGCGTCCTCGCGGGTGAGCAGGTCCTGGCGCTGCATGCGCAGGGCGACATGGCGCTCGATGTCCTCGGGGCTGGTCTGGCCGATGGCGCCGGAGCGGAGCACTCCGCGCGCGTACTCCTCGGTCTGCAACAGGCCGGGCACGAAATGCGGTTCGTAGCTGCGGATGACGCCGGCCGCGCCCTCAAGGCTCACGTACATGGAGAACCAGCCGGGCAGGATGTCGTGGAAGCGCTGCCACCAGCCGGGTTTGTTCGCTTCCTCGGCCAGCTGGACGAAGGCGTCGGCCTCTTCGTCGCAGATTCCGTAGGCCTTCAGGAGCAGCTGCAGGTACGGGATTTTCAGCGCGACCTCGGCCATCTCCATACGGCGGACCGTGGCGGGGGCGACACGGAGGACGCGGGCGGCCTCCTCGCGCTTCATCCCGGCGCGTTCCCGCAGGTCCAGCAGGCGCCGGCCGAGGACGACCTGCCCGACAGTCGGCGCGGACCGCGGTTCGCTCACGCTCCACCTCCACCAAGAGTTCTGACGAGCCGGCCACAAAAGAACGCTGACAGCCCTGCGGCGCCATTCGAAGACCTTTTCGAAGTGCCGATCCGAACGCTTCTTTCGAACGAATCTTCGACGATCTCAACTGGCGCCGCGCGGGGTGCTGTTGCGAGCAGTGTGCCACGGCCTTCCAGACCGTCACACAGCACTCTGCAATTTTCAGAGTGACACTTGCCAAGTGTTCCCGGCGGGGCGATAGTGGCAAGCGTGATTCCGTCCCCGCCCTTAGGAACAGACGCCGCCGCAGGCCTTCCCGGCCTCGGCGCCGGAGACGGTCCCCTCGGGGCCGCCGCCGCGCGCCGGTTCCGTTTCGAGCTGGCCGCGCACCCGGGTTCCCCCGCACAGGCCAGACGGCTGACGCGGGCCCGGCTGACCGGCTGGTCGGTGTGCGAGGACACGTGCGACAGCGCGGCCCTGGTGGTGTCCGAGCTGGTCACCAACGCCATCGTGCACACGGCGAGCACGCAGATCGTGTGCGAGCTGCACGACGGTGACGACCTGGTGCGGATAGCCGTGCGCGACGAGGGCTGCGCCCCGGGCCAGCCGCACGCCGCCGCGCGGACACGGCCCGAGGAGGAGCACGGGAGGGGACTGCTTCTCGTCGACGCCCTCTGCCACGCCTGGGGGGCTCATGAACACGGCCCCGGACTGCTGGTCTGGGCCGAGCTGCCGCGCACGACGGAGGCTCCGCGCGATCCTGCCGGGCCCCGGGACGACCTGGGCTGGGGCACCCGCCCGAAGCCGGGCCCGTCCGACGACTCGGGCGACCGGAACCAGAACGGCGACCGGGATCAGAACGGGAACCAGGCCCAGAACAGCAACCGGGACCAGAGCGGGAACCTGGCCCAGAACAGCAACCGGGACCAGAGCGGGAACCAGGCCCAGAACAGCAACCGGGACCAGAGCGGGAACCAGGCCCAGAACAGCAACCGGGACCAGAGCGGGAACCTGGCCCGGAACGGCAACCTGGGCCAGAACAGCGACCTGGCCCGGAACAGCGACGTGGGCCAGAAGGGCAACCTGGGCCAGACCGGCAACGGCAACTGGAACCAGCACCGGGCGCGCGACGCCCGGGGCGCGTCGGGAGTCCCGGCCCAGCAGCGGCGCCGCGAGCGAGGCCCGGCATGAGGCCCGGCCCCGGTGGCCGCGTGCTGAACCTGGACACCCTGGTCCGCCTCCGGCGCGGGCTGCGCACGCCGGGCCCGTCCCTGCGCCTGCCGGTGCCCGAGGGCATGACCGCCCCGCTCGGCTGCGACGCGGTCGCCGTACCCGCCCGTTTCGGCCCGCTGGTCATGCCCCGGCTGCCCCGGGTCGGCTGCGTCTACGCCGACGGGACGACCTGGTGGTGGCTGGTGCCGTCGGACTCCGACCACGCCCTGGAGTGGCCGGCCCCCGCGCACTACGCCACCGGCGCCGTCGTCCCGGACGCCCCGGAGATCCCCGACCTGATCCACCGCCCGGACGGCACGCTTCCGTACACCCCGCCGATACCGCTCTACCTGGCCCTGTGCCGGGTGACCGGGACGTCCCCGGCCTGGTCACGGTCGGTCAGCGCGTAAGAACCGGGAACAACCGGCCGGCACCCGACACCCGAGCAGCAGCCCAGCACCAGCAGCGGCCGAACAACACCGCTCCCCCGCACCACCACTCCGCGCCACCCCGCGCCGTCCCGTGTGGCCTTCGGCCAGGTCGTGCGCCCGCGCGCATCCGGCGCCCCGGGCTGCGCCCTGCCCGGGCGGGCACCGCACCGCAATAGTGACCGTTCATCCATGAACGGGCCACGAGCGGGAGGTCGGTCGACGGTGGCGAAGAAGCGGACCGCGCCGGAGGTGTCCGAGTCGGAGCGGCTGCTCTTCGGCGGGCCGCTGCGCTACGACATGGGCTGGAACCAGCACGCCGACGCGTTCCTGGAGCTGAACTTCCGTGCCATGATCACGCGGCTGCCGTCCCTGCTGGCGTCCAGCCTCCGGCTCGCCCGGCAGGCCGACAAGGGCGCCGCGCGGGTCGTCCTGGCCGCCGAGGCGGGCCGGGGCGTGGCGCAGGCGGTGGCGCTGCTCGCGGTCAACAGCGTGCTGGCCCGGCTGATGGGCGACGGTGCCATCGAGGACCGGCTGCGCGGAGCCGTCCCCGCGCTGGTCACGGTGGCCGTCGTCATGCTGCTCGTGGCCCTGCTGCGGGCCGCCAGCACGTATGCCACCGGCCGGCTGGAGCCGAAGGTGGAGCGGGTCGCGACCGAGCAGTACCTGGAGCGGGCCGCGGCCGTGGAGCTGGCCGCGATCGAGGACCACGCCTTCCACAAGCTGCTGGACACCGCGCAGTACGGCGCCGCCTCCGCCCGCCGGATGATCGCGTACGGGACGCGTGTGATCAACGCGATGATCTCGCTGGTCGCGGCCGCCGGCGTGCTGACCGTGCTGCACCCTGCCCTGCTGCCGCTGCTGGTCACGATGACGCTGCCGAGCGCCTGGAGCGCGCTGACCGTCGCCCGGCGGCGCTACGAGTCCTTCCACGCCTGGGTGCAGCACGCCCGCGCCGGACGACTGCTCGGCAACCTGCTCATCGAGCCCGAGGCGGCCCCCGAGATCCGGGTGCACGGCGTGGGCTCCTTCCTGCTGCGGCACTTCCGCGCCATGTCGGAGACGGCGGAGGCCGAGCAGGCCCGCCTCGCCCGGCTCGCCGCCCGCACCGGTCTGATCGCGGCGGCGTGGACGGGTCTGGCGACGGTGGCGACGTACGCGACGCTCGGCGGGCTGCTGCTGGCGGGGGCGATGGCCCTGTCGGTGGCGGGTACGGCCGTGATCGCGAT
This genomic stretch from Streptomyces sp. Go-475 harbors:
- a CDS encoding DUF397 domain-containing protein encodes the protein MDRIKPRKHVYNGMPARDLGSEGWHKPWSGGNGGNCLEAMKLADGRIAVRQSTDPDGPALIYTTAEMTAFIEGAKAGEADFLLS
- a CDS encoding carboxymuconolactone decarboxylase family protein, with the translated sequence MTTNTSTTTTPVKAPRLEFAKSAPKAFRALIAFDAAAREGLDPALVELIQIRASHLNHCAYCLHMHTNDARKAGESEDRLHMVAVWREARHFFTEREQAALALTEAVTLVADAGVPDDVYAEAAARFDERELAQVLALIFTINTWNRVALSTGKVAGTDER
- a CDS encoding glutamate synthase subunit beta; the encoded protein is MADRKGFMTTPRQDWPRRPVEERVRDWNEVYVPGALLPIIGKQADRCMDCGIPFCHEACPLGNLIPEWNDLVSREDWRAAADRLHATNNFPEFTGRLCPAPCEAGCVLAINQPAVTIKNVECAIADRAWEEGFAPPRPPERLSGKTVAVIGSGPTGLAAAQQLTRAGHTVAVYERDDRLGGLMRYGIPAFKMEKHHLERRLEQMSAEGTKFRTSTAVGRDIGADELRTRYDAVVIATGATAWRDLPVPGRELTGIHQAMEYLPLANRVCEGDLESSPLSAAGKHVVIVGGGDTGADCLGTAVREGAASVTQLDIYALPGAERDENAEPWPTYPVRLYRLSAAHEEARDLRTAPVADADARLFAASTLRFEGDAEGRVRSLHLVEVDARRRPVDGTGRTLPADLVLLALGFTGPDPRDGLVDQLGLELDPRGTIARDAAFATNVPGVFAAGDAARGQSLIVWAIAEGRAVAAAVDRHLTGSSTLPAPIGPYDRPMTV
- a CDS encoding SAM-dependent methyltransferase, which gives rise to MTGQDPTSAVRIDTTRPHPARMYDWYLGGKDNYPVDEEMGRQMLGLDPRVPVMARVNRAFMHRATRWLAHSGVRQFLDIGTGIPTEPNLHQVAQEIAPDARVVYCDNDPIVLAHAAALLRGTDEGATEYLQADVRDPDAILEGARKVLDFTRPVALSLIALLHFVPDEDGAHDLVGRLLAELPSGSYLVITHATADFTPEESKAATEKLRAAGVTLALRSRAEFTRFFDGLDLVEPGVEVPHRWHPELGEPVPGQDDGVVPGYGAVARKP
- a CDS encoding helix-turn-helix transcriptional regulator gives rise to the protein MSEPRSAPTVGQVVLGRRLLDLRERAGMKREEAARVLRVAPATVRRMEMAEVALKIPYLQLLLKAYGICDEEADAFVQLAEEANKPGWWQRFHDILPGWFSMYVSLEGAAGVIRSYEPHFVPGLLQTEEYARGVLRSGAIGQTSPEDIERHVALRMQRQDLLTREDAPRLWVVMDETALRRPVGGPEVMRAQIDRLLEASELPNVTLQVAPFASGPHPGTYGPFVLFRFAMPELPDMVYSEYLTGAVYLDARAEVATHLEVMDRMAAQAATAHRTKEILRDLRKEL
- a CDS encoding ABC transporter ATP-binding protein, encoding MNGPRAGGRSTVAKKRTAPEVSESERLLFGGPLRYDMGWNQHADAFLELNFRAMITRLPSLLASSLRLARQADKGAARVVLAAEAGRGVAQAVALLAVNSVLARLMGDGAIEDRLRGAVPALVTVAVVMLLVALLRAASTYATGRLEPKVERVATEQYLERAAAVELAAIEDHAFHKLLDTAQYGAASARRMIAYGTRVINAMISLVAAAGVLTVLHPALLPLLVTMTLPSAWSALTVARRRYESFHAWVQHARAGRLLGNLLIEPEAAPEIRVHGVGSFLLRHFRAMSETAEAEQARLARLAARTGLIAAAWTGLATVATYATLGGLLLAGAMALSVAGTAVIAIRTGSQSLDTLVVEVNALHEEALFVGDLHRLYAEAAQRAIPEGGRPLPENPREIRFENVTFRYPGDSARPALDDVTLTLPLGRIVALVGENGSGKTTLVKLLAGLYTPEKGRILWDDVDAATADRHLLAERIAMVAQDFKRWPFTARVNVALGRTSAPVCEERLAASIAEAGAETVVADLPRGLDTLLARNFSGGHELSGGQWQRLGIARAAYRRGRILIVDEPTAALDARAELEVFERIRALADSGQTVVLITHRLASVRHADLVHVLDQGRLVESGTPDELLATGGLYAELYALQAEQFAQAPTAVRPVPKVPAPKAG
- a CDS encoding PLP-dependent aminotransferase family protein, which codes for MADSWVNSAEGIGADLHLELTGRGGRRAALIRALREAVRSGRLAPGTRLPPYRSLAADLGVARNTVADAYAELVAEGWLTARQGSGTRVAERAEPLRPAARLPKKSPARARGPRHDLTQGTPDISGFPRAAWLASYRRALQQAPNEVFGPGDPAGRVELREALTEYLARARGVRTEPGRVVICSGFAHALRLLFGGGVLRGPLAVEAYGLGFHREVLAAAGVRTVPLPLDEHGARVDRLGRERAVLLTPAHQFPTGGPLHPARRAAVIDWARARDGLVLEDDYDGEFRYDRKPVGAVQGLDPERVLHIGSVSKSLSPAVRLGWMVLPERYVDAVRAVKGDREAWASVLDQLCLADFITSGAYDRHVRRMRQRYRSRRDRLVTALAEHAPHIEVTGVAAGLHAVLRLPPGTEASAVKAAAWQGIALDGLAAFRHPETDMPAGDGLVVGYATPSEHAYGPALEALCGALPPP